Proteins found in one Arachis stenosperma cultivar V10309 chromosome 8, arast.V10309.gnm1.PFL2, whole genome shotgun sequence genomic segment:
- the LOC130944599 gene encoding uncharacterized protein LOC130944599 has translation MDKEQEEMQFLGLFGIYKESYKMIIAWRKIFTKITLSLILPLSFIFLIHIEISDVLFRKIMHNSQEMIETPQGTPQYNKLSDMVSSEWVTFVLFKIVYFTFLLIFSLLSTSAVVYTVASIYTSREVTFKKVMSVVPKVWKRLLVTFLCAFSVFFLYNFATALVIIILLLLLGPGDGTVAIFIIVGLIYFIGFLYLTVVWQLASVVSVLEESYGFQAMKKSKDLIKGKMWLSVIIFLMLNISFFLVQFLFKNFVVHGWRVSSLDRTAYGLLCFLLLSHLFLFGLVIQTVLYFVCKSYHHQNIDKSALSDHLEVYLGEYEPLTAKDVQLEQYQV, from the coding sequence ATGGACAAAGAACAGGAAGAGATGCAGTTCCTTGGTCTCTTTGGGATCTACAAGGAATCATACAAGATGATAATTGCATGGAGAAAGATCTTCACGAAGATCACCTTATCCCTAATCCTCCCTCTCTCCTTCATCTTCCTAATCCACATAGAAATCTCCGATGTCCTCTTCAGGAAAATCATGCACAACTCCCAAGAAATGATCGAAACTCCACAAGGCACACCTCAATACAATAAGCTCTCCGACATGGTTTCTTCAGAATGGGTTACCTTCGTCCTCTTCAAGATCGTATACTTCACTTTTCTACTCatcttctctctcctctccaCCTCCGCCGTCGTGTACACCGTAGCTTCCATCTACACTTCAAGAGAAGTCACCTTCAAGAAAGTCATGAGCGTCGTTCCAAAGGTTTGGAAGAGGCTCTTGGTAACTTTCCTATGCGCCTTCTCCGTTTTCTTCCTCTACAACTTCGCCACCGCGCTTGTCATTATAATTCTCTTGCTATTATTGGGTCCCGGCGACGGCACCGTCGCCATCTTCATCATTGTAGGCTTGATTTATTTCATTGGCTTTCTGTATCTTACGGTGGTTTGGCAGCTAGCCAGCGTTGTTTCGGTGTTGGAAGAATCTTACGGATTCCAAGCGATGAAGAAGAGCAAGGATTTGATCAAGGGGAAGATGTGGTTGTCAGTGATCATATTCTTGATGCTTAATATATCGTTTTTCTTGGTACAGTTTTTGTTCAAGAATTTTGTTGTGCATGGATGGAGGGTGAGTTCTTTGGATAGAACGGCTTATGGGTTGCTATGTTTCTTGTTGCTTTCACATTTGTTCTTGTTTGGACTTGTGATCCAAACAGTGCTTTATTTTGTTTGCAAATCTTATCATCACCAGAATATTGATAAGTCGGCCTTGTCGGATCATTTGGAAGTTTATCTTGGCGAGTATGAGCCTTTGACCGCCAAAGATGTTCAGCTTGAACAGTATCAAGTTTGA